A portion of the Herpetosiphon gulosus genome contains these proteins:
- a CDS encoding GNAT family N-acetyltransferase, producing the protein MRAMNEADFLPIQAVIDDWWERSLSSLLQRWMCHYFSASSFVIEQDGKLVGFLIGLIDQAKAEAYIHMVGVAPELRRTGLAQQLYEKFFTLAISNQCRTVRAITAPVNQRSIAFHRRMGFELELGDGEAEGVPVVLNHAGPEQARVCFLRQL; encoded by the coding sequence ATGCGAGCCATGAACGAAGCCGATTTCTTACCAATTCAAGCGGTGATTGATGACTGGTGGGAGCGATCGCTGAGCAGCTTGTTGCAACGTTGGATGTGCCATTATTTTAGCGCTAGCAGTTTTGTGATTGAGCAGGATGGCAAACTCGTTGGATTTTTGATTGGGCTGATCGATCAAGCCAAAGCTGAGGCCTATATTCACATGGTTGGAGTTGCGCCCGAACTACGCCGCACCGGTTTAGCCCAGCAACTGTATGAAAAATTCTTTACACTGGCCATTAGCAATCAATGTCGTACAGTTCGCGCAATCACTGCACCTGTCAATCAACGCTCAATTGCGTTTCATCGACGGATGGGTTTTGAGCTAGAGCTGGGCGATGGCGAGGCCGAGGGTGTGCCAGTTGTGCTTAATCATGCTGGCCCAGAGCAAGCCCGCGTTTGCTTTCTCCGCCAGTTGTGA
- a CDS encoding efflux RND transporter permease subunit, whose protein sequence is MLWFTRQSLKRSPITIMISVVLIIAGLVASAGLKRELFPDISFPIVSITTIYPGASSETMDSEVTSVIEKAVNGLSGVQAVQSTSSESFAFTILTFDVDVDPKDAKVEVQEKISSLALPENAQKPTIGTFDFNSLPIVVASVSGENLSNVQAKVDGELIPALSAIPGVNNVAVTGGQQEKVLITLDPDKLKTENLTQAQVVQFLQANNIVFPVGSVTDEGRSLPLRITHKYSSTNEIENVVVGIRCFDFGSLSGGGAGGLGGASSGGGLAALAGGAPKEKSELCKKYDQLLGGTTAVTTTTPPTTTAPVTTSLIPAAFAANGITSPDQITPALITQIPDAGLSQISLPLALALSDESQAALAQRYPEAEVPAELVAFGISAPDQITPAVISQFPAAGLAQFPINLALALPEASQTALATALAAAPAPTTTTGGLPAEFAKFNITSPEQITPALIELIPAQSLDVFTPEVMALLPKESQDAIAQKLNSDEVSAGFSLPDELLIRLKDVATVKVGAVGSSTVTRTNGQASLGLEISKDTTGNTVEIVEAVEAEFAKFNNGDLKIQIVSEQATPINQAVSAVLTEGAIGAVVAIVVIFLFLRSLRTTLVTAVSIPLSIMVALILMRLQGFSLNVMTLGGLTVAVGRVVDDSIVVLENIYRYLNKGANRREAVIEGTKEVAGAITSSTLTTVCVFLPLGLVGGIVSKFFLPFALTVTYALLASLIVAITIVPLLAFLFIRQTKEEPENTWMQRAYTPALLWALRNRAWTLVIAFALLLGSFGFVNFLKFTFLPDSSEKLISIQVFTPAGTDLDSTVAKADEIEKLLLPQRDAGKVRDIQTVIGSAGGANAARDQSGGASAPNSARFSLTINNDNVTDPTAFAKELEAQIKGVAGLDSVAAEVISQGGGPGNAGLDITLVSSDINKLREANDKIMAAIGGNNASDRFDIANVKSGLAEVQPELEVAVDPKKAIGSGTSTAQIALQIRALLTGENAGTVQLAGADKPLDMYVQVDPAALDAEKLSALEVGLINTVPLSSVATISEVPGASSIVRINGDRATSISGQFTSDDTFSTQAAVEAEIRDNIGLPEGVIIQAGAQAQSQTDTFNDMFLALGVAVILVYLVMVLSFGSLMNPLIILFSLPLAIIGVLTSLFITGKPLGITTMIGVLLLIGIVVTNAIVLIELVEQYREAGKPVYESLVQAARVRLRPILMTAIATMVALLPLALGLKEGGFIGADLGIAVIGGLFTSTFLTLLVVPVVYSLIESVKTRFGFVDKHGKPEADVA, encoded by the coding sequence GTGTTGTGGTTTACACGTCAATCGCTTAAGCGCTCGCCAATTACGATCATGATCTCAGTGGTCTTGATCATTGCGGGGCTGGTTGCTTCAGCAGGGCTGAAACGGGAACTCTTCCCGGATATTTCATTCCCCATCGTCAGCATCACCACGATCTATCCGGGGGCTTCTTCTGAAACCATGGATAGCGAAGTGACATCGGTGATCGAAAAGGCCGTTAATGGCTTGTCGGGTGTTCAAGCAGTTCAATCAACTTCATCGGAAAGTTTTGCTTTTACAATTTTGACCTTTGATGTTGATGTTGACCCTAAAGATGCCAAAGTTGAGGTTCAAGAGAAAATTAGCTCGTTGGCATTGCCTGAGAATGCTCAAAAACCCACAATTGGTACCTTCGATTTCAATTCGTTGCCAATTGTGGTTGCGAGTGTTAGCGGCGAGAACTTGAGCAATGTTCAGGCCAAGGTCGATGGCGAGTTGATTCCAGCACTGTCGGCCATTCCTGGCGTGAATAATGTGGCGGTTACTGGCGGCCAGCAAGAAAAAGTCTTGATTACGCTTGACCCTGATAAACTTAAAACCGAAAATTTGACTCAAGCCCAAGTTGTGCAATTCCTGCAAGCCAACAACATCGTCTTCCCTGTGGGTAGTGTGACCGATGAAGGCCGTTCATTGCCGTTGCGCATCACCCACAAATATAGCTCAACCAACGAAATTGAAAATGTCGTGGTTGGGATTCGCTGTTTCGATTTTGGTAGCCTCAGTGGCGGCGGTGCTGGCGGATTGGGTGGTGCAAGCAGTGGTGGCGGCTTGGCAGCCCTTGCTGGTGGCGCTCCCAAAGAAAAATCTGAACTCTGCAAAAAATACGATCAATTACTTGGTGGCACAACCGCAGTTACCACGACAACTCCTCCAACGACAACCGCACCTGTCACAACCAGTTTAATTCCAGCAGCATTTGCAGCAAATGGCATTACGTCGCCTGATCAAATTACTCCTGCATTGATTACCCAAATTCCTGACGCTGGTTTGAGCCAAATTAGCTTGCCGTTGGCCTTGGCCTTGAGCGATGAAAGCCAAGCCGCCTTGGCTCAGCGCTATCCCGAAGCCGAAGTGCCAGCCGAATTGGTAGCATTTGGCATTAGCGCACCAGACCAAATTACGCCTGCGGTGATTAGTCAATTCCCAGCAGCAGGTTTGGCACAGTTTCCAATAAACTTGGCTTTGGCCTTACCTGAAGCCAGCCAAACCGCATTGGCCACAGCTTTGGCCGCTGCGCCAGCGCCAACTACGACTACAGGTGGCTTGCCAGCCGAATTTGCCAAATTTAACATTACTTCGCCTGAGCAAATCACACCTGCGTTGATTGAACTAATTCCAGCTCAAAGTTTAGACGTATTCACGCCGGAAGTAATGGCATTGTTGCCTAAAGAAAGTCAAGATGCGATTGCTCAAAAGCTCAATAGCGACGAGGTGAGCGCTGGTTTTAGCCTTCCCGATGAATTGCTGATTCGTTTGAAGGATGTTGCCACCGTTAAAGTTGGCGCAGTTGGGAGCAGCACGGTTACTCGCACCAACGGTCAAGCCAGCTTAGGCTTAGAAATTTCCAAAGATACGACTGGCAACACGGTCGAAATCGTTGAAGCTGTTGAAGCTGAATTTGCTAAATTCAACAATGGCGATTTGAAGATTCAGATCGTCAGCGAACAAGCCACGCCAATCAACCAAGCCGTTAGTGCGGTGTTGACCGAAGGCGCAATCGGCGCAGTCGTCGCCATCGTCGTGATTTTCTTGTTCTTGCGTTCGTTGCGCACCACCTTGGTCACCGCCGTTTCAATTCCACTTTCAATTATGGTGGCTTTGATTCTGATGCGTTTGCAAGGCTTCTCGCTCAACGTAATGACCTTGGGCGGTCTGACCGTGGCGGTCGGGCGGGTGGTCGATGACTCGATTGTAGTGTTGGAAAACATCTATCGCTACCTGAATAAAGGCGCAAATCGTCGCGAAGCCGTGATCGAAGGTACTAAGGAAGTTGCTGGCGCGATTACCTCATCGACCTTGACCACTGTTTGTGTGTTCTTGCCCTTGGGCTTGGTCGGCGGGATCGTCTCGAAGTTCTTCTTGCCCTTCGCTTTGACCGTAACCTACGCTCTGTTGGCTTCGTTGATTGTGGCGATCACGATTGTGCCGCTCTTGGCATTCCTGTTTATTCGCCAAACCAAAGAAGAGCCAGAAAACACCTGGATGCAACGCGCCTATACTCCCGCCTTGTTGTGGGCTTTGCGCAACCGCGCTTGGACCTTGGTGATTGCATTCGCGCTCTTGCTGGGTAGCTTTGGCTTTGTCAACTTCTTGAAATTCACCTTCTTGCCTGATAGCAGCGAAAAGCTGATTTCAATTCAGGTCTTTACACCAGCCGGAACCGACCTTGATAGCACGGTTGCTAAAGCCGATGAAATTGAAAAATTGTTGTTGCCGCAACGCGATGCAGGCAAGGTTCGCGATATTCAAACGGTGATTGGGAGTGCTGGTGGGGCCAATGCCGCCCGCGATCAATCGGGTGGTGCTAGCGCTCCCAACAGTGCTCGCTTTAGTTTGACGATCAACAACGACAATGTGACTGACCCAACTGCCTTTGCCAAAGAGCTTGAAGCCCAAATCAAAGGCGTTGCAGGCTTAGATTCAGTTGCTGCCGAGGTTATTTCGCAAGGTGGCGGCCCAGGCAATGCCGGGCTTGATATCACCTTGGTTAGCTCGGATATCAACAAGCTGCGCGAAGCCAACGATAAAATTATGGCAGCCATTGGTGGTAACAACGCCAGCGATCGCTTCGATATTGCCAATGTCAAGAGTGGCTTGGCCGAAGTTCAGCCTGAACTTGAAGTCGCAGTTGATCCCAAGAAGGCAATCGGTAGCGGCACAAGCACGGCCCAAATTGCCTTGCAAATTCGCGCTTTGTTAACTGGCGAAAATGCTGGGACAGTCCAATTGGCTGGCGCTGATAAGCCTTTGGATATGTATGTGCAGGTTGATCCTGCGGCCTTGGATGCTGAGAAATTGAGCGCCTTGGAAGTTGGTCTCATCAATACCGTGCCTCTGTCATCAGTTGCGACGATTAGCGAAGTACCAGGCGCTAGCAGCATCGTGCGAATTAATGGCGACCGTGCCACTTCGATCTCTGGTCAATTTACTAGCGACGATACCTTCTCGACCCAAGCTGCGGTTGAGGCCGAAATTCGCGATAACATTGGTTTACCCGAAGGCGTGATCATCCAAGCTGGGGCGCAAGCTCAATCCCAAACCGACACCTTTAATGATATGTTCCTCGCCTTGGGCGTGGCAGTTATCTTGGTATATTTGGTGATGGTGCTCTCGTTTGGCTCGTTGATGAACCCGTTGATCATTCTCTTTTCGTTGCCATTGGCAATTATTGGGGTCTTGACTTCATTGTTCATCACTGGTAAGCCACTTGGTATCACCACAATGATTGGGGTCTTGCTGCTGATCGGGATTGTGGTGACCAATGCAATTGTGTTGATCGAGTTGGTTGAACAATATCGTGAAGCTGGCAAACCAGTCTACGAATCGTTGGTGCAAGCAGCTCGGGTACGGCTCCGCCCAATTTTGATGACCGCGATTGCCACCATGGTTGCCTTGTTGCCATTGGCGCTAGGCCTCAAAGAAGGCGGATTTATTGGCGCAGACCTTGGGATTGCAGTGATTGGGGGCTTGTTTACCTCAACCTTCTTGACCTTGTTGGTCGTGCCAGTTGTCTATAGTTTGATCGAAAGCGTCAAAACTCGTTTTGGGTTTGTTGATAAACATGGCAAGCCCGAGGCTGATGTAGCTTAG
- a CDS encoding MarR family transcriptional regulator, whose product MEDEHRSSLLSSISDMIRQLTWLSHRQSSQTMERLGLTLSQAILLIALDAHQGRATMSDLGRITQHAPATLTGIVDRLIANDLVARERDEQDRRVVFVELTDAGREKIEAINAERYRDMSQLMEQFNNQELELLSSIVERFVHELARLDAANYHGPR is encoded by the coding sequence ATGGAAGATGAACATCGTAGTTCACTACTTAGCTCAATCTCCGATATGATTCGTCAATTGACATGGCTTTCACATCGCCAAAGCAGCCAAACCATGGAACGCTTGGGCTTAACCCTTTCGCAAGCAATTTTGCTGATTGCGCTCGATGCCCACCAAGGCCGCGCCACCATGAGCGATCTTGGCCGGATTACCCAGCATGCTCCAGCCACCTTAACCGGAATTGTTGATCGCTTGATCGCCAACGATTTGGTAGCGCGTGAGCGTGACGAACAAGATCGACGAGTAGTCTTCGTAGAGCTTACGGATGCTGGGCGCGAAAAGATTGAAGCAATTAATGCTGAACGTTATCGCGATATGTCGCAGCTGATGGAGCAATTCAATAATCAAGAATTGGAATTACTTTCCAGCATTGTTGAGCGTTTTGTGCACGAACTTGCTCGTTTGGATGCAGCCAACTACCATGGCCCACGCTAA
- the hisN gene encoding histidinol-phosphatase → MPSLRELLDVATEAAYLGGRRTLAYFGADVQVETKGDSTPVTRADREAETIIRDYIGRYFPSHTIIGEEHGEQKGDADYRWIIDPIDGTKTFIHGVPFYGVLIGLEIKGEPSVGAVYLPAFDEMLAAANGLGCSWNGRPAHVSKVDNLAEATLLTTSVTSAMKRSDGYEQLVAKTKLQRTWGDCYGYVLVATGRAEIMLDPAMNPWDCAPMLPILREAGGHFTTWAGEATIWGADGMATNAALHQEVLAILATEQRKI, encoded by the coding sequence ATGCCAAGTTTGCGTGAACTGTTGGATGTTGCGACCGAAGCGGCTTATTTAGGTGGTCGCCGAACCCTGGCTTATTTTGGAGCTGATGTTCAAGTTGAAACCAAAGGCGATTCCACTCCCGTCACCCGTGCCGATCGCGAGGCCGAAACGATTATTCGCGACTATATTGGGCGCTATTTTCCAAGCCATACGATTATTGGCGAGGAGCACGGCGAGCAAAAGGGCGATGCCGATTATCGCTGGATTATCGACCCGATTGATGGCACCAAAACCTTTATTCATGGTGTGCCGTTTTATGGCGTGCTGATTGGGCTAGAAATCAAGGGGGAGCCTAGTGTTGGTGCGGTCTATTTGCCAGCCTTCGATGAAATGTTGGCGGCTGCCAATGGCTTAGGTTGTAGCTGGAATGGCCGACCCGCCCATGTCAGTAAGGTTGATAATCTGGCTGAGGCTACCTTGCTGACTACCTCGGTCACTTCGGCCATGAAGCGCTCTGATGGCTATGAGCAACTGGTCGCCAAAACCAAACTCCAACGGACCTGGGGCGATTGCTATGGCTATGTGCTGGTAGCAACTGGTCGCGCCGAAATTATGCTTGATCCAGCCATGAACCCGTGGGATTGTGCGCCGATGCTGCCAATTTTGCGCGAGGCTGGTGGTCATTTCACTACTTGGGCAGGCGAGGCTACAATTTGGGGTGCTGATGGAATGGCGACTAACGCGGCATTGCATCAAGAAGTGCTGGCAATTCTAGCCACTGAGCAACGCAAAATTTAG
- a CDS encoding serine/threonine-protein kinase, which yields MQCPACGAATTNAHQRTCDQCSAPLPQLLVAGALVMNQYRVIQPLREGGTGQIYLAEDTRTFDRKCILKRTLLQGGNESRRMFATEAELLTRLRHPQIPQVFAYFEEAGVATIVMEYVAGRDLEHGLSHRLIDGTFMAGKSRPLEQVLRDAIVICKILEYLHALKPALVHGDIKPANLIRDRDSNELFLVDFGAAATSGVGQTYGTPGYAAPEQYRNQRYPASDIYNLAATIYHLLTDDNPCEHPLQFPKLTSLSSRLQQVLGRALHEDLNQRPNATIFRDLLEETLEPTLVQPFKFPSGVTPYTGYDLAQAIQADWGYGLHALVNGDLNTWLRQHQQTELAIKTHRMLVQNERPERVLDFLVGSLAPNLLVAEVKFEYNTVMLPLDGMSATPLTVTVRNRAAHIKAIDAPGWLQVGPPELYVVPEQPQQFQLGIDLDRNPRPGQTASVSFEIRAGDEKPQRRKLKIQLAQGYLPKPDTGDVWPLIAGLGGGAGMLSIMLAVAYHPNNTLLIEAAIGSLIGIIWTLMFSEYKTDVVLHMLLSIGGALLAGSIYAIYIFGAFNPFTLTAFFYALGGSLACNAVYHYFFKHF from the coding sequence ATGCAATGTCCTGCTTGTGGCGCGGCCACCACCAATGCTCATCAACGTACCTGTGATCAATGCAGCGCACCACTACCCCAACTGTTGGTAGCTGGTGCGTTGGTGATGAACCAATATCGGGTGATTCAGCCGTTGCGTGAGGGCGGCACTGGCCAAATCTACCTAGCCGAAGATACGCGCACCTTTGACCGTAAGTGTATTTTGAAACGCACGCTCTTGCAGGGCGGCAATGAATCGCGGCGGATGTTTGCGACTGAGGCCGAATTATTAACCCGCCTGCGCCATCCCCAAATTCCCCAAGTTTTTGCCTATTTTGAGGAAGCAGGGGTTGCCACAATTGTGATGGAATATGTGGCAGGACGTGATTTGGAGCATGGTCTAAGCCATCGGCTGATTGATGGTACGTTTATGGCGGGCAAGTCACGCCCTCTTGAGCAAGTGTTGCGTGATGCGATTGTGATCTGCAAAATTTTAGAATATTTGCATGCCCTCAAGCCCGCGCTGGTTCATGGCGATATCAAGCCCGCCAATTTGATTCGCGATCGTGATAGCAATGAGCTTTTTTTGGTCGATTTTGGGGCTGCGGCAACCAGTGGCGTGGGCCAAACCTACGGCACACCTGGCTATGCCGCACCAGAGCAATATCGCAATCAGCGCTATCCGGCGAGCGATATTTATAACTTGGCCGCAACGATTTATCATCTATTGACCGATGATAATCCCTGTGAGCACCCACTACAATTTCCCAAACTCACGAGCCTTTCGTCGCGGCTGCAACAAGTGCTTGGTCGGGCGCTACATGAGGATTTAAATCAACGGCCAAATGCGACAATTTTCCGTGATTTGCTTGAAGAAACGCTTGAGCCAACCTTGGTTCAGCCATTTAAATTTCCTAGTGGAGTAACTCCATACACTGGTTACGACCTTGCTCAGGCAATTCAGGCCGATTGGGGCTATGGCTTGCATGCCTTAGTCAATGGTGATCTGAACACATGGTTGCGCCAGCATCAACAAACTGAATTGGCCATAAAAACTCATCGGATGTTGGTGCAAAACGAACGCCCAGAGCGGGTGCTCGATTTTCTAGTTGGCAGCTTAGCGCCCAATTTGTTAGTGGCGGAAGTCAAATTTGAATATAACACCGTGATGTTACCACTTGATGGAATGAGCGCTACACCGTTAACTGTTACTGTTCGCAATCGCGCGGCCCATATCAAAGCAATTGATGCCCCAGGGTGGCTACAGGTAGGGCCACCAGAATTATACGTTGTACCTGAGCAACCCCAACAATTTCAACTCGGGATTGATCTTGATCGCAACCCACGACCTGGCCAAACTGCCAGTGTCAGTTTTGAAATTCGCGCAGGCGATGAAAAACCGCAACGGCGCAAACTAAAAATCCAGCTAGCCCAAGGCTACCTACCAAAGCCCGATACAGGCGATGTCTGGCCATTGATCGCAGGTTTAGGTGGTGGCGCAGGTATGCTAAGCATTATGTTGGCAGTGGCCTATCATCCCAACAACACCTTATTGATTGAAGCAGCAATTGGTTCGTTGATTGGAATTATTTGGACACTCATGTTTAGCGAATACAAAACCGATGTTGTGCTGCATATGTTATTGAGTATTGGCGGAGCATTACTGGCTGGTAGCATTTACGCGATCTACATTTTTGGTGCGTTTAATCCATTTACATTAACCGCCTTTTTCTATGCTTTAGGTGGTAGTTTAGCGTGTAATGCGGTCTATCACTACTTTTTTAAACACTTTTAA
- a CDS encoding NUDIX domain-containing protein, with amino-acid sequence MKFFVRVAAIIVRDQQVLVHRSEQQGISYCALPGGHLEVGETTEQCLIREFVEEFGVTIQIERLVYIAEGMFMAGRKKPKPKHEIVFYYRAHLQDPMVVVRSREEPTIYADWLALDSDLAELYPQWLRPLLPSDYQHDWRACPRQIIANELIEPAYTSVRQLYSGDGNSKSSSLAGGDDNS; translated from the coding sequence ATGAAGTTTTTTGTGCGGGTGGCAGCAATTATTGTGCGCGATCAACAGGTATTGGTACATCGCTCTGAGCAACAAGGCATCAGCTATTGCGCCCTACCTGGTGGTCACCTCGAAGTAGGTGAGACGACTGAACAGTGTTTAATTCGTGAGTTTGTCGAGGAGTTTGGGGTGACAATTCAAATCGAGCGGCTGGTCTATATTGCTGAAGGCATGTTTATGGCGGGGCGCAAAAAGCCCAAGCCCAAACACGAAATCGTATTTTACTACCGAGCGCACTTGCAAGATCCCATGGTTGTGGTGCGCTCTCGCGAGGAACCAACGATTTATGCCGATTGGCTAGCCTTAGATAGCGATTTAGCCGAGTTGTATCCCCAATGGTTGCGACCACTATTGCCCAGCGATTATCAGCACGATTGGCGGGCATGCCCACGCCAAATTATTGCCAATGAATTGATTGAGCCAGCATATACCAGCGTGCGTCAACTTTATTCGGGCGATGGCAATTCAAAATCATCATCATTGGCTGGCGGCGACGATAACTCATAG
- a CDS encoding DegT/DnrJ/EryC1/StrS family aminotransferase: MADLRPAILGGTPLATSPIRLVRPVLPEFATLAADVEQTLISGMVTKGQHLAAFEQAVATHLGVAHAIAVSSCTTGLALVYRALGLNGPVIVPSFTFMATVSALIWAGATPRFVEIDPTTTNIDLDAVRAALTPEVQAIVAVHNFGNPAAIAELEAIATDAGIPLIFDAAHGFGAQYDGRPVGGFGTAECFSLSPTKLLIAGEGGIVATNNDELAHKIRTGREYGNDGKYGSDWAGLNARMAEYNAIMGRYSLEQLEQAARQRSQYAALYWAALFATPGIDFQKVRPNDRCSYKDYSITIEASEFGISRDLLSKALAAEGIDSRAYYDPPVHRHAAYAQFAPAEGSLPKTDWLAQSSLSLPIHSEMEFSTIETVCAAIKRIQLFGEELAARL, from the coding sequence ATGGCTGATTTACGTCCTGCAATCCTCGGCGGCACGCCTTTGGCAACGTCGCCAATTCGCTTAGTTCGTCCAGTTTTACCAGAATTTGCCACCTTAGCCGCCGATGTTGAGCAAACTTTAATCAGCGGCATGGTCACCAAGGGCCAGCATTTAGCCGCATTTGAACAAGCGGTCGCCACCCATTTAGGCGTGGCGCATGCGATCGCGGTTTCAAGCTGCACCACCGGCTTGGCTTTAGTCTATCGCGCTTTGGGCTTAAACGGGCCAGTCATCGTGCCCAGTTTTACCTTTATGGCCACCGTCAGTGCCTTGATTTGGGCTGGGGCAACCCCGCGCTTTGTGGAAATTGACCCCACGACCACCAATATCGATTTGGATGCAGTGCGGGCTGCATTAACGCCCGAAGTGCAGGCGATTGTAGCAGTGCACAATTTTGGCAATCCAGCCGCAATCGCTGAACTCGAAGCAATCGCCACTGATGCTGGAATTCCCTTGATTTTTGATGCGGCTCATGGGTTTGGGGCGCAATACGATGGGCGGCCTGTCGGTGGATTTGGCACTGCCGAATGTTTCAGCCTTAGCCCAACCAAGCTCTTGATTGCTGGCGAAGGCGGCATTGTTGCCACCAATAATGACGAGCTAGCCCACAAAATTCGCACAGGCCGCGAATATGGCAACGATGGCAAGTATGGCAGCGATTGGGCTGGCTTGAATGCTCGTATGGCCGAATATAACGCGATTATGGGGCGCTACAGCCTTGAGCAATTGGAGCAAGCCGCTCGCCAACGCAGCCAATACGCTGCGCTTTATTGGGCGGCCTTGTTTGCCACGCCTGGGATTGATTTCCAAAAAGTGCGCCCAAACGATCGTTGCTCTTACAAAGATTATTCAATCACGATCGAAGCCAGCGAATTTGGCATCAGTCGCGATTTGCTGAGCAAAGCCTTAGCGGCTGAGGGCATTGATAGTCGTGCTTATTACGATCCGCCAGTTCATCGCCATGCTGCCTATGCCCAATTTGCGCCCGCCGAGGGCAGCTTACCTAAAACCGACTGGTTAGCACAATCGAGTTTGAGCTTGCCGATCCACTCTGAAATGGAGTTCAGCACAATCGAAACCGTTTGCGCGGCGATCAAACGGATTCAGCTGTTTGGTGAGGAGTTAGCAGCAAGGCTATAG
- a CDS encoding NAD-dependent epimerase/dehydratase family protein: MKFSRAIATRLVVDAILINVGLLLAFVVRYITIVINEPSLAERLILDYRDQFLSTSWLLTSLALGLLWMFGVYHHVRSYARRFKVITLLQATTLAHLAYGFSFFFLRFLPFVPRGVVVLSWVFTSALVIGIRIARNVVLAVDALERQTPKVDQPIKHVLVIGGAGYIGSLVLRRLLNQGYHVRLVDSLMYGDGAIRELYNHPQFEFVHGDMRHIETVVRSLVGMDAVIHLGAIVGDPACAIDADFSTEINLIATRMLAEACKGYGIRRFIFASTCSVYGASDELLDERSALNPVSLYAQTKIDSETILLGLADQQFAPTILRFSTIYGLSPRPRFDLVVNLLTAKAVREGKITVFGGDQWRPFVHADDAARAVVMSLNAPLAAVRGEIFNVGSDSQNYTISAIGELIGRLIPDAELVLQGSDVDKRNYRVSFAKIAKVLNFSPEHTVEDGVREIEAALRDGSIGDYYDPAYNNHKFLTNVDNAPLIRLETPWVNKRESIKQ, translated from the coding sequence TTGAAATTCTCACGCGCAATTGCTACGCGCCTCGTGGTCGATGCAATTCTCATCAATGTGGGCTTGTTATTGGCCTTTGTGGTGCGCTATATCACGATTGTAATCAACGAGCCAAGTTTGGCTGAACGCTTGATTTTGGATTATCGCGACCAATTTTTGAGCACCAGTTGGCTACTGACCAGCCTTGCGTTGGGTTTGCTGTGGATGTTTGGGGTCTATCACCATGTGCGCAGCTATGCCCGCCGCTTCAAAGTAATCACCTTATTACAAGCCACCACGCTCGCCCATCTCGCGTATGGATTTAGCTTTTTCTTTCTGCGCTTCTTGCCGTTTGTTCCGCGTGGGGTGGTAGTGCTGAGTTGGGTATTTACTTCGGCGCTGGTAATTGGCATTCGCATTGCGCGCAATGTGGTGTTGGCGGTCGATGCCTTAGAACGCCAAACCCCCAAGGTCGATCAGCCGATTAAGCATGTCTTGGTGATTGGCGGCGCAGGCTATATCGGCTCGTTAGTGCTGCGTCGCCTGCTCAATCAAGGCTATCATGTGCGGTTGGTCGATTCGCTGATGTATGGCGATGGAGCAATCCGCGAGCTTTACAATCACCCACAATTTGAATTTGTCCATGGCGATATGCGCCATATTGAAACCGTGGTGCGCTCATTGGTTGGCATGGATGCAGTAATTCACCTTGGGGCGATTGTGGGCGACCCTGCCTGTGCCATCGATGCCGATTTCAGTACTGAAATTAATCTGATTGCTACGCGCATGTTGGCTGAAGCCTGCAAAGGCTATGGGATTCGGCGCTTTATTTTTGCCTCGACCTGTAGCGTGTATGGCGCATCGGATGAATTGCTTGATGAGCGTTCAGCGCTCAATCCGGTTTCGCTTTACGCCCAAACCAAAATCGACTCCGAGACGATCTTGTTGGGCTTGGCAGATCAACAATTTGCCCCGACGATTCTGCGCTTTTCAACGATTTATGGTTTATCGCCCCGCCCGCGCTTTGATTTGGTGGTCAATTTGCTGACCGCCAAAGCCGTGCGCGAGGGCAAAATTACGGTATTTGGGGGCGATCAATGGCGGCCATTTGTGCATGCCGACGATGCCGCTCGCGCAGTGGTGATGAGCTTGAATGCGCCTTTAGCAGCCGTGCGCGGCGAGATTTTCAATGTTGGCTCGGATAGCCAAAATTACACCATCAGCGCCATCGGTGAATTGATTGGGCGTTTAATTCCCGATGCCGAGTTGGTATTACAAGGCAGCGATGTTGATAAGCGCAACTATCGCGTTTCGTTCGCCAAAATTGCTAAAGTGCTCAATTTCAGCCCTGAACACACAGTTGAGGATGGGGTACGCGAAATCGAAGCTGCTTTGCGCGATGGCTCAATTGGCGATTATTACGACCCAGCTTATAACAACCATAAATTCCTAACCAATGTTGATAATGCTCCGTTAATTCGGCTTGAAACGCCATGGGTCAACAAACGTGAGTCGATCAAGCAATGA